From the genome of Deferribacteraceae bacterium V6Fe1:
AAGAGTGGACTTGATGTGATAGAAGTTTCTAACGGGGCTCAGGCCCTTGAAAGGGCTAAAGAAGAATCTCCTGACGTGATAGTGCTTGATGTGATGATGCCGGAGCTAAATGGTCTTGAGACTTTGGAAAGGTTAAAGGGGGATAGTTCGTTAAAAGATATTCCTGTAATTATGCTTTCAGCTAAGGCTACCCAAGATGATATAAAAAAAGGGGTAGAGCTTGGAGCAACTTCTTACCTCACAAAGCCTTTTAGCCCAAAGCAGCTGTTGGAGGAAATCTATAAATTTAAGAGTGAATAATGTATCAAGTATATTTTGAAGGTGATAATCAAACTTTTTTGGATATTTACAGGCACCTTAATGATAAAATTTCCTTTGTACAAGATGCCGGTACTGCTGATATAATTTTGCTTGAAGTAAAAGTTGCTGATGATATAAGGAAATTAGATGGTTTGAAAGATTCAAAGGTATTTGTTATTCTTGATAAACCGGATAGAGAAATTATTCTCAAATTAAAACAGTATAAAATTGCAGGAATACTTTCTAAGCCGATAAAGCAAGATATATTGCTGGAAAAAATGCAGTCTTTTGGCATAAATAGCGACTCACAAGAGCTGCTTAAGTATGAAACCCTAAAAGCTAAAATTATTGCAAAGGCTACGAGTATATCACCACTGCCAAAAGTGGCACGAGAGCTTATTGCTATGTCTTCAAAAGAGAATGTGGAAATTAACGATATTGTGGCAAAGATAAAAACTGATCAGGGTGTTGCTTCTAAAGTATTAAAGATTATTAATTCACCTTTTTATGGGATGAGACGAGAAATAACAAGCATAGAAAGGGCTACAATATATCTTGGTCTTGGGACGGTAAAAAATATTGCAATTTCTCTTTCTACAGCCGAGATGTTTAATAAAAACTTTTCGCTTTACGGGACAAGTGGTCAAAAGATGTGGGAGCATTCTTTTATAACAGCAAGGCTTTGTGAAGAGATAGCAAATCTTTCAAAACAAAAGCTTGATAGCGATGCACTTTACTTGGCAGGGCTTTTTCATGACATAGGGAAGGCTATTTTGGTCGATTTTATTTATGAAAAAGTTACAGGAGCAGCGGACGAAAAAAGGCAATTGGGCCTAAACCATATTGATGTTGCTATGATTATTTTAAAAAAATGGAATATTGCCGAACAAATTATTTTCTGGGTCAAAAACCACCATGAATTTAGTCCCGAAATAAATTCTGCCGTATTGTATTTTGCAAATATCATTGCAAATGATCCTGAAATGATACGAGAGTGCAGCGAAGATATTTCCAAAATAATCGGAGTAGATAAAGAATTATTCGTAAAGAAAATAGAAGACTTTTTATCTGAGGAGGAAGGTTAAGATTGAGCTATCAAAAATTGATTAAAGTGTTAGCAGCTTCTGTTGTAGATGAGTATTTCGAAAGTATTGCGGAATTATTGAATGAAATAGGTGCGGTAAGTTTTTGCATTTTAAAGTTTGAAAATAACTTGAGCGAGATTGTAGTAAGTAAAAACATAGAGGGTGATTTATTTTTTGATAGTTCAGACATACAGTTTGATAAGTCAGATTTTAAAGAAGATGTGGCTATAAACTATTTTGATAAACAACTAAAATTTGATTCGATTTTTTATATACACCATAATTCTTCCCTTTTTGCAGCAATACTTATCAATATATCGAATAAAACAAATCTAAATATTCTGAAAGAGAATATTGAGAGAATCTCACAGAGGTATCTTGAAATACTTATTAAGGATAAAAGGACAGAAGTATATGTAGAGTATCAAAAAAAGATAGATTTTGTAAAAGTTGTCAGCAATATTTTTAGGAATCTCTCTATTGACGATTTACTTTCCACCGGGGTTGCCCTTTTCATGGATGTATTTTCTGCAGAGGCAAGTTGCGTGCTTTATGGTGATAAGTTTGTCCCGATAGGTGTCAAAGAGGATGACTTGGCGAAGATAACAGTCAAGGGGGAGCCTTTGTCAGAGATTATTTACAGGTTAGATAAATCGTATTTTTTCAAAGAAGATTTGTTGGCAGATAAGTATAATGTAGAGAATATATTTTTTATT
Proteins encoded in this window:
- a CDS encoding response regulator, which produces MKVLIADDELRLRKVVSLHLKKSGLDVIEVSNGAQALERAKEESPDVIVLDVMMPELNGLETLERLKGDSSLKDIPVIMLSAKATQDDIKKGVELGATSYLTKPFSPKQLLEEIYKFKSE
- a CDS encoding HDOD domain-containing protein — encoded protein: MYQVYFEGDNQTFLDIYRHLNDKISFVQDAGTADIILLEVKVADDIRKLDGLKDSKVFVILDKPDREIILKLKQYKIAGILSKPIKQDILLEKMQSFGINSDSQELLKYETLKAKIIAKATSISPLPKVARELIAMSSKENVEINDIVAKIKTDQGVASKVLKIINSPFYGMRREITSIERATIYLGLGTVKNIAISLSTAEMFNKNFSLYGTSGQKMWEHSFITARLCEEIANLSKQKLDSDALYLAGLFHDIGKAILVDFIYEKVTGAADEKRQLGLNHIDVAMIILKKWNIAEQIIFWVKNHHEFSPEINSAVLYFANIIANDPEMIRECSEDISKIIGVDKELFVKKIEDFLSEEEG